Proteins from one Pseudobacteroides sp. genomic window:
- a CDS encoding AraC family ligand binding domain-containing protein, producing MAVQKFTHSTVMDNGTESFLSPVNSIKYASPIHFHDFYEFFLIIKGSAIHVVNNERQPIAEGTLVFIRPSDVHYYEYAENQECEFINVCFTKRVVSNTLKFLGEAYSNDYLISPLLPPCINLSPLEKDHLVHRLENVYILSKGDMNRRKILLRGVLVEVLLNYFSQLHNSQKSDIPKWVESLLSEMQKKRKLY from the coding sequence ATGGCTGTTCAAAAGTTCACTCACTCTACTGTAATGGATAATGGTACTGAATCGTTTCTTTCTCCGGTGAACTCTATAAAGTATGCTTCACCTATTCATTTCCATGATTTTTACGAGTTCTTCTTAATAATAAAGGGTAGTGCAATTCATGTTGTAAATAATGAGAGACAGCCAATAGCAGAAGGTACCCTTGTGTTTATAAGACCTTCAGATGTGCACTATTATGAATATGCGGAAAATCAGGAATGCGAGTTTATTAATGTTTGCTTTACAAAACGAGTTGTCAGCAACACATTAAAGTTTTTAGGAGAAGCTTATTCTAATGATTATCTTATATCTCCCTTGCTTCCCCCATGTATCAACTTGTCTCCCCTTGAAAAAGACCATTTGGTCCATAGGCTGGAAAATGTTTATATTCTAAGCAAGGGAGATATGAACAGGAGGAAAATTCTTTTAAGGGGGGTTCTGGTAGAAGTACTGCTCAACTATTTCAGCCAGCTTCATAATTCCCAGAAAAGCGATATACCAAAATGGGTGGAATCTCTTTTGTCAGAGATGCAAAAAAAAAGAAAACTTTACTAG